The following proteins are co-located in the Rippkaea orientalis PCC 8801 genome:
- the cysE gene encoding serine O-acetyltransferase, with product MLFSLIADFRIIFERDPAARNWLEVLFCYPGLQALVCHRFAHRLYRLGIPFIPRLISHIARFLTGIEIHPGAQIGRGVFIDHGMGVVIGETAIVGNYSLIYQGVTLGGTGKESGKRHPTLGENVVVGAGAKVLGNISIGNNVRIGAGSVVLRDVPSDCTVVGIPGRIIYQSGVRVNPLAHDNLPDSEAKVVRLLLDRIESLERQVEELKQAQPKDWELVANAVRSSGSKSSSVSTQCCSLKDREIEEFLGGTM from the coding sequence GTGCTATTTTCTCTCATTGCTGACTTCCGCATCATCTTTGAGCGTGACCCCGCAGCCCGCAATTGGCTAGAGGTTCTTTTTTGCTATCCTGGTTTACAAGCATTAGTCTGTCATCGCTTTGCCCATCGCTTATATCGCCTTGGCATTCCTTTTATTCCCCGACTGATTTCCCATATTGCGCGTTTCTTAACAGGGATTGAAATTCATCCAGGGGCACAAATTGGGAGAGGAGTCTTTATTGATCACGGTATGGGAGTGGTGATTGGAGAAACCGCGATCGTTGGTAACTATAGCCTAATTTATCAAGGAGTGACCCTAGGAGGCACTGGCAAAGAAAGCGGCAAACGTCACCCTACTTTAGGAGAAAATGTTGTCGTTGGTGCAGGTGCTAAGGTTTTAGGTAATATTTCCATCGGGAATAATGTCCGCATTGGTGCGGGTTCCGTCGTTCTAAGGGATGTTCCGTCGGATTGTACTGTAGTAGGTATTCCTGGGAGAATCATCTATCAATCAGGAGTGCGCGTTAATCCTTTAGCCCATGATAATCTTCCTGACTCGGAAGCCAAAGTGGTACGATTGTTGCTAGACCGTATTGAATCCCTAGAACGGCAAGTAGAAGAATTAAAACAAGCTCAACCCAAAGACTGGGAATTAGTGGCCAATGCGGTTAGATCTTCTGGTTCTAAAAGTTCCTCTGTCTCCACCCAATGCTGTAGTCTTAAAGATCGCGAAATTGAAGAGTTTTTAGGCGGAACAATGTAA
- a CDS encoding diguanylate cyclase, with translation MKPFKPEEFLILVVDDISKNVQLLIEILDTVGYATTFAIGGKQALERVKSVKPDLILLDLMMPEINGLEVCKILKSDEATANIPILFLTASNDKEHLIKAFEQGAVDYVTKPFKVPELLARVKTHVELKQVQKQLQEACQTMKKLADTDELTGIANRRCLLEFAQREFQRSLRYGTPFCLLMIDVDHFKNINDKYGHPNGDKAIQWVVEIIKLGLREVDFFGRFGGEEFIVVLPQTALGGALEVAERIREAIASQPLTLEQDTVTLTASIGVATYTGEDKTVVGMIQRADKSLYQAKAKGRNQVIAIP, from the coding sequence ATGAAACCTTTTAAACCCGAAGAGTTCCTGATTTTAGTGGTTGATGACATTAGTAAAAATGTCCAATTATTAATCGAAATTCTTGATACTGTTGGCTACGCCACAACCTTTGCCATAGGAGGAAAACAGGCTTTAGAAAGGGTTAAAAGTGTTAAACCAGATTTGATTCTATTAGATCTAATGATGCCAGAAATTAATGGATTAGAAGTTTGTAAAATACTCAAATCTGATGAAGCTACAGCTAATATTCCTATCCTTTTTTTAACCGCAAGCAATGATAAAGAACATCTCATCAAAGCCTTTGAACAAGGGGCAGTAGACTATGTAACTAAACCCTTTAAAGTTCCTGAACTTTTAGCAAGGGTGAAAACTCATGTAGAACTCAAGCAAGTGCAGAAACAATTGCAAGAAGCCTGTCAAACCATGAAAAAGTTAGCCGATACTGATGAATTAACGGGTATTGCTAATCGTCGCTGTTTATTAGAATTTGCTCAACGAGAATTTCAGCGCAGTCTACGCTATGGGACTCCCTTTTGCCTGTTGATGATTGATGTTGATCATTTTAAAAATATTAATGATAAGTATGGCCACCCCAATGGAGACAAAGCCATTCAATGGGTGGTTGAGATTATCAAATTAGGGTTGCGTGAAGTTGATTTCTTTGGACGGTTTGGAGGAGAAGAATTTATCGTCGTTTTACCTCAAACCGCTCTGGGAGGTGCATTAGAGGTTGCTGAACGCATCCGAGAGGCGATCGCTTCCCAACCCCTTACCCTGGAACAAGATACCGTGACTCTAACGGCTAGTATCGGTGTGGCCACTTACACCGGTGAAGATAAAACCGTGGTTGGTATGATTCAACGGGCCGATAAGTCTCTTTATCAAGCTAAAGCGAAAGGCCGCAATCAAGTGATAGCCATTCCTTAG
- a CDS encoding ATP-binding protein yields MGNYWKLTLFFGVDFLFGTIAVWIILNSYGLFWGVLAGIISGSCTYLLWGHPYAWIVFTAETVFVALLLRRYPNFVLLNGIYWLFIGMPLVAFFYYFGVHLPPLATGLIVLKQSVNGIFNAVIANLIITYFPLASLIGRPKATRKLSFQQTLFNLLVTFVLIPSLILTVFQSNHLINSLENEIKTELQMVVAPITHNIYLWYQPYLRGLQLLQQEIVKVGTLDAPQLQTALKLLKQNFPSFGHIYIANAQGTIIQAYPEVNEEGQALVGTNVSNILAIPRMARLRQPEMTNIHRDRASSDFHVGIKVPILQGSQQQLKGVVYGSLALTQLTHLLEQNIPNLDLQTILVDQQNRVIADSKNQLKTLEIFDWKAGGEIRNSSLGTLQWLPIIPGGNAVSRWRKSFYVKEVKLEQGLYWKLIIRLSTAPYFSTLESLYVKNLSVMLAITLLGVFISGLISRNMAFPILKLAKITTDLPTKIAQQDPEEILVETKVAELETLSHNFQTMTATLKHQFSEIQETKNTLEKRVEERTEELSRLNQNLTEEILQRQEIEADLRESESRYHLAVSGTNDGIWDWDLRTNKVYYSPVWMKILGYKPDALPHLLTTWSDNVYPDDLDRTLKDVQNHLDGKTEVYENSHRIKHRDGHYIWIEAKGKCLRNQEGHPLRLVGTITDITQKKEAQEALRKAKESAEIANRAKSEFLANMSHEIRTPMNAILGFCELLQGIIDDPRSRSYLNSIASSGKILLALINDILDLSKIDSGKLQINYEPIHLRALIEEIYQIFVEDAQKKKVTLSLFIADDIPSTIIFDEVRLRQILFNVLGNALKFTHEGAVKIAVKATKKLPENREKIDHVYHNRLVNQQSKADCYCLTISVEDTGIGIAPEQQDYIFDAFTQSEGQSTRKYGGTGLGLTITRRLTQMLGGTIHLQSQLGKGSTFTFYFPNVSFAETHDIQREQKEINIDFNQFDSATILVVDDVISNRELIEGYFANTHHRILQAKDGIEAINQAQFYHPDVILMDLRMPRMDGLESSKILKEDPLTQDIPIVIITASSKKDEEQLLKTFCVTCLYKPISRSELFETLKNILPYNGSKQTISTIETPVEQGLDEYEPASPELLEKLLLEEELVWTYLHQTMIMKDLRQFAQHLREWGEEYQCNILLDYVTRLETQIQDFDGEKLSKTVAAFPELRRSLS; encoded by the coding sequence ATGGGGAATTATTGGAAATTAACCCTTTTTTTTGGTGTAGATTTCCTATTTGGTACGATCGCTGTTTGGATTATTTTAAACAGTTATGGCCTCTTCTGGGGAGTTCTGGCGGGAATCATTAGCGGTAGTTGTACCTATCTTCTCTGGGGACACCCCTATGCCTGGATTGTTTTTACGGCTGAAACGGTTTTTGTCGCGCTTTTGCTGCGACGTTATCCCAATTTTGTCCTACTCAATGGCATTTATTGGCTATTTATTGGAATGCCTCTGGTCGCCTTTTTTTATTATTTTGGTGTACACCTTCCTCCTCTAGCTACGGGGTTAATTGTTTTAAAACAATCGGTTAATGGGATTTTTAACGCGGTTATTGCTAATTTAATTATTACCTATTTTCCCCTCGCTAGTCTGATAGGTCGTCCAAAAGCAACTCGCAAACTATCTTTTCAACAAACACTCTTTAATTTATTGGTTACATTTGTGTTAATTCCGTCGTTAATTTTAACAGTTTTTCAGAGCAATCACCTGATCAATTCTCTGGAAAATGAAATCAAAACGGAATTACAGATGGTCGTTGCTCCTATTACCCATAATATCTATCTTTGGTATCAGCCCTATCTGCGAGGACTGCAATTGCTCCAACAGGAAATTGTTAAAGTCGGCACTTTAGACGCTCCTCAATTGCAAACAGCCTTAAAATTGCTTAAACAGAACTTTCCTAGTTTTGGTCATATTTACATTGCCAATGCCCAAGGAACAATCATTCAGGCTTATCCTGAAGTTAATGAAGAGGGTCAAGCTTTAGTGGGAACAAATGTCTCTAACATCCTTGCTATACCACGAATGGCCAGGCTTCGTCAACCGGAAATGACTAATATTCACCGAGATCGGGCTTCTTCTGATTTTCACGTTGGGATTAAAGTGCCTATTTTACAGGGGTCTCAACAGCAATTGAAGGGGGTTGTTTACGGATCTTTAGCCTTAACCCAACTCACCCATTTACTTGAACAAAATATCCCTAATTTAGATCTCCAAACTATCTTAGTCGATCAGCAAAATCGAGTGATTGCCGATAGCAAGAACCAGTTAAAAACCCTAGAAATTTTTGATTGGAAAGCCGGGGGTGAAATTCGTAACAGCAGTCTTGGCACTTTACAATGGTTGCCCATTATTCCTGGAGGAAATGCTGTATCCCGTTGGCGCAAATCTTTCTATGTTAAAGAGGTTAAGCTTGAACAGGGACTGTATTGGAAGTTAATTATTCGCCTTTCTACAGCTCCTTACTTTAGCACTTTAGAAAGCCTCTATGTCAAAAATTTATCGGTCATGTTGGCTATTACTTTGTTGGGAGTATTTATCTCAGGATTGATCAGCCGAAATATGGCTTTTCCTATCCTAAAATTAGCGAAAATAACGACGGATTTACCTACGAAGATTGCTCAACAAGATCCCGAAGAAATTTTAGTCGAAACTAAGGTAGCAGAATTAGAGACTTTATCCCATAATTTCCAAACGATGACAGCAACGCTTAAACACCAATTTTCAGAAATTCAAGAAACAAAAAATACCTTAGAAAAACGGGTAGAAGAAAGAACTGAGGAATTATCACGACTTAATCAAAATCTAACGGAAGAAATTCTCCAACGGCAAGAAATTGAAGCTGATTTAAGAGAAAGTGAAAGCCGCTATCATTTAGCCGTATCAGGGACAAATGATGGGATTTGGGATTGGGATTTACGAACCAATAAAGTATATTATTCTCCAGTTTGGATGAAGATTTTAGGCTATAAACCTGATGCTTTACCCCATTTATTAACAACTTGGTCAGACAATGTATATCCTGATGATCTAGACCGGACTCTTAAGGATGTTCAAAATCATTTAGATGGCAAGACAGAGGTTTATGAAAATAGTCATCGTATTAAACACCGTGATGGTCACTATATTTGGATTGAAGCTAAAGGAAAATGTCTCAGAAATCAAGAAGGTCATCCCTTGCGGTTAGTGGGAACTATTACCGATATTACTCAGAAAAAAGAAGCGCAAGAAGCACTGAGAAAAGCCAAAGAATCAGCCGAAATTGCAAACCGAGCTAAAAGTGAATTTTTGGCAAATATGAGTCATGAAATTCGCACACCGATGAATGCTATTTTAGGGTTTTGTGAGTTACTACAAGGGATAATTGATGACCCTCGTTCCCGTTCTTATCTTAATTCTATTGCCTCTAGTGGCAAAATTTTACTAGCTTTAATTAATGATATTCTAGATCTTTCTAAAATTGATTCAGGCAAGTTACAAATTAACTATGAGCCGATTCATTTACGAGCCTTAATTGAAGAAATTTATCAAATTTTTGTAGAAGATGCGCAGAAAAAAAAGGTAACTTTATCACTTTTTATTGCCGATGACATTCCGTCTACTATTATTTTTGATGAAGTTAGACTCAGACAAATTCTTTTTAATGTTCTGGGAAATGCTTTAAAATTTACTCACGAAGGAGCAGTAAAAATTGCTGTCAAAGCAACTAAAAAACTCCCAGAGAATCGAGAAAAAATTGATCATGTATATCACAATCGTTTAGTCAATCAACAGTCAAAAGCAGATTGTTATTGTTTAACCATTTCAGTCGAAGATACAGGGATTGGTATTGCTCCCGAACAACAGGATTATATCTTTGATGCCTTTACTCAAAGCGAAGGGCAAAGCACCCGTAAATATGGAGGAACTGGACTAGGATTAACCATTACCCGAAGACTCACACAAATGTTAGGAGGAACTATTCACTTACAAAGTCAATTAGGCAAAGGAAGCACTTTTACTTTCTATTTTCCTAATGTTTCTTTTGCTGAAACCCACGATATTCAAAGAGAACAAAAAGAAATAAATATTGATTTTAATCAATTCGATTCAGCAACAATTTTAGTGGTTGATGATGTGATCTCAAATCGGGAGTTAATAGAAGGGTATTTTGCTAATACTCATCATCGAATTTTACAAGCAAAAGATGGAATAGAAGCGATTAATCAAGCTCAGTTCTATCATCCTGATGTTATTTTGATGGATTTACGAATGCCTCGTATGGATGGGCTTGAGTCCAGTAAAATTCTTAAAGAAGATCCATTGACTCAAGATATTCCTATTGTTATTATTACCGCTTCTTCTAAAAAAGATGAAGAACAATTGCTCAAAACTTTTTGTGTGACTTGTCTCTACAAACCGATCTCTAGAAGTGAATTATTCGAGACGTTAAAGAATATTTTGCCCTATAATGGGTCTAAACAGACAATTTCTACAATAGAAACCCCTGTAGAGCAGGGACTTGATGAATATGAGCCTGCATCCCCTGAACTCTTAGAAAAGCTGCTTCTGGAAGAAGAGTTGGTGTGGACTTATTTACATCAGACAATGATCATGAAAGATTTGCGTCAATTTGCTCAACATTTGAGAGAATGGGGAGAGGAATATCAGTGTAATATATTGCTCGATTATGTTACCCGTTTAGAAACTCAGATTCAAGACTTTGATGGGGAAAAACTATCCAAAACTGTAGCAGCTTTCCCTGAGTTGCGGCGTTCGCTATCATGA
- a CDS encoding tetratricopeptide repeat protein, whose translation MKTPKSNRNRWIYGALILMLLTLISFSMVPLVSSIVQARQPRNGESSPFSQETAKLENQALGYQLVLEREPDNQNALSGLLETKLRLGDLEGAITPLERLAQLNPQQPDYSILLAQAKQQLKDYEGAAAAYQAIIASNPAEIRALKGLVDLLLLQSRSQEAITLVQNTLSETAKKQSLGTPETSGFNVISLQLLLGEIYTSQNRYDEAIAVYDQAIETNGDDFRPLLAKAMILRDQGEEETAQTLLKDAILLAPVQYKEQLKTLALKSQKSEVKSQKSSIINEKED comes from the coding sequence ATGAAAACCCCCAAAAGTAATCGTAATCGCTGGATCTATGGCGCATTGATCTTAATGCTATTGACATTAATTTCCTTTTCCATGGTGCCCCTAGTCAGTAGTATTGTACAGGCGCGTCAACCCCGCAATGGGGAAAGTTCCCCCTTTTCTCAAGAAACAGCAAAGCTAGAAAATCAAGCCTTGGGATATCAACTGGTTTTGGAACGAGAACCTGACAATCAAAACGCCTTGAGTGGCTTATTGGAGACGAAATTAAGACTAGGAGATCTTGAAGGTGCGATCACTCCCCTAGAAAGATTAGCCCAACTCAATCCCCAACAACCCGATTACAGTATTTTACTCGCCCAAGCGAAACAGCAATTAAAGGATTATGAAGGGGCTGCAGCAGCTTATCAGGCAATTATTGCCTCTAATCCGGCAGAAATTCGGGCATTAAAGGGGTTGGTTGATTTGTTGCTTCTTCAAAGTCGTTCACAAGAAGCGATTACTTTAGTGCAGAATACCTTGAGTGAGACAGCCAAAAAACAATCTCTAGGGACTCCAGAAACCAGTGGGTTTAATGTAATTTCCCTTCAATTACTCCTCGGAGAAATTTATACCAGTCAAAACCGTTACGATGAAGCGATCGCGGTTTATGATCAAGCGATAGAAACCAATGGGGATGATTTTCGTCCTCTTTTGGCCAAGGCGATGATTCTACGAGACCAAGGAGAAGAAGAAACCGCACAAACTCTCTTGAAAGATGCTATTTTATTAGCTCCTGTTCAATACAAAGAACAACTCAAAACCCTGGCCTTGAAAAGTCAAAAATCAGAAGTCAAGAGTCAGAAGTCCTCTATTATTAATGAAAAAGAAGACTAG
- a CDS encoding transporter substrate-binding domain-containing protein yields the protein MRKILSSLLISGLIAALISPAWSAELEEILKRGQLIVAVKDNVRPLGFSDQNGELQGLEIDLARRLAEELLGDPQAVIFQPVSNQKRLQMVIDQEVDLAIARVSVTPSRNRLVDFSPYYYLDGTGLVTKQSYLGGVAGLAKGKIAVLRVSSTIAVIRAEFPQAELVGVNSYEEALRLLENETVDAFAGDNSILAGWVQDYPSYRQWPVRLSGEALGVVMPKGLQYASLRDRVNRAIVRWQKSGWLRERAAFWGLP from the coding sequence ATGAGAAAAATTCTCTCAAGTTTGCTAATTAGCGGATTGATCGCGGCTTTAATAAGTCCAGCGTGGTCAGCAGAATTAGAAGAAATTCTCAAGCGAGGCCAACTGATTGTCGCTGTTAAGGATAATGTGCGACCGTTAGGCTTTTCCGATCAAAATGGGGAATTACAAGGGCTAGAAATCGATTTAGCCCGTCGTTTAGCCGAAGAATTACTCGGAGATCCCCAAGCCGTGATTTTTCAGCCCGTTAGCAATCAAAAACGATTACAGATGGTCATTGATCAAGAGGTTGATCTGGCTATTGCACGGGTGAGTGTCACTCCTTCGCGTAATCGCTTAGTGGATTTTAGCCCCTATTATTATCTTGATGGCACAGGGTTAGTAACTAAACAGTCTTATTTAGGGGGGGTAGCAGGATTAGCCAAGGGAAAAATAGCCGTTCTTCGGGTTTCTAGTACCATCGCGGTGATTCGCGCCGAATTTCCCCAAGCTGAATTAGTAGGGGTTAATTCCTATGAAGAAGCCTTAAGATTACTGGAAAATGAGACAGTTGATGCCTTTGCAGGGGATAATAGTATTCTGGCGGGATGGGTGCAAGACTATCCTTCCTATCGTCAATGGCCGGTTCGTCTTTCGGGAGAAGCTTTAGGGGTCGTAATGCCCAAAGGATTACAGTATGCTAGTTTGCGCGATCGCGTCAATCGGGCGATCGTCCGTTGGCAAAAGTCCGGTTGGCTCCGAGAACGGGCGGCTTTTTGGGGACTCCCTTAA
- a CDS encoding alpha/beta hydrolase, whose protein sequence is MKSSRKFLPLVLKLVGGLSTLCLSLGSGLTSSVLAAEKLTFKLGPLQQTIKIDDLEAFAKTGKLSAELQPYRLIFTPQAQQILGQHIQVEPMIAERFLEDLLDSGDGDKLLQQIKQALPESTLQQVKGALRLLVQQTKTLSIINFLRIYPEETLTIDLSSVASLAIQFNAPFLQSQLLNSPLEQSLKSTTQTTVNRTFDPTKTGEKSVYHNTLVLSDRSRNRNIPLDIYYSNQTQGSLVVMSHGFAADRHFLRYLARHLASYGLTVVSIEHPGSDINALFQTSVGLKVSEMLPSAEFIDRPQDVSFVLTQLSLINQQESYLKGKFNTEEVTMIGHSFGGYTALALAGATVNLKALRQFCQEISPVGRSPADWLQCAAAELPYSSRRFKDSRVKQVIALNPIVGKLFDNNLSQITIPTLILSASDDRITPTIPHQLQPFKELPDPKYLIVAFGATHMSATDFNNYTPDLSQSTLVREVIGSQAEPVRQLVKGVSLAFIQQLTSQGYEYKSFLTSGYVESLSNDQIRFRFTTQLSSNIESLLKVLVLGQQTLAIHPLPAKDIPLNQLKDYLFYTRKIWVEPEYCTLTINDLFTSLLTSYLHS, encoded by the coding sequence ATGAAATCATCTCGAAAGTTTCTTCCTTTAGTTCTCAAGCTTGTTGGCGGTCTCTCTACCCTTTGCTTGTCCCTAGGAAGTGGTTTAACCTCTTCGGTATTAGCGGCGGAAAAGCTGACTTTTAAACTCGGTCCGTTGCAGCAGACGATCAAAATTGATGATTTAGAAGCGTTTGCTAAGACAGGAAAATTGTCGGCTGAACTTCAACCCTACCGCTTGATTTTTACCCCCCAAGCTCAGCAAATTTTAGGACAACATATTCAAGTTGAACCGATGATCGCTGAACGCTTTTTAGAGGATCTTTTGGATAGTGGCGATGGGGATAAATTACTTCAACAAATTAAACAAGCTTTACCAGAGAGTACCCTACAACAAGTTAAGGGGGCTTTGCGACTTTTAGTACAACAAACTAAGACCCTAAGTATTATTAATTTTTTACGAATTTATCCGGAAGAAACCCTGACGATTGATCTGTCTAGCGTAGCCAGTTTAGCGATTCAATTTAATGCGCCTTTTCTCCAAAGTCAGTTGCTTAATTCTCCCTTAGAACAATCTTTGAAGTCTACAACACAAACAACCGTTAATCGAACTTTTGATCCAACTAAGACAGGAGAAAAGAGTGTTTATCATAATACTTTAGTTCTTAGCGATCGCAGTCGTAATCGTAATATTCCCCTTGATATTTATTACAGCAACCAAACTCAAGGATCATTAGTCGTGATGTCTCACGGTTTTGCGGCAGATCGTCATTTTTTGAGGTATTTAGCCCGTCATTTAGCGTCCTATGGGTTAACAGTGGTTTCTATCGAACATCCAGGGAGTGATATTAATGCTTTGTTTCAAACATCTGTTGGACTAAAAGTTAGTGAAATGTTGCCCTCTGCTGAATTTATTGATCGTCCTCAAGATGTCAGTTTTGTGTTAACTCAATTGAGTTTAATTAATCAACAAGAGTCATATTTAAAAGGAAAATTTAATACTGAAGAAGTGACAATGATTGGACACTCTTTTGGGGGATATACGGCGTTAGCATTAGCAGGAGCCACGGTTAATTTAAAAGCATTACGGCAATTTTGTCAAGAAATTAGTCCGGTGGGACGTTCCCCGGCAGACTGGTTACAATGCGCTGCTGCTGAACTTCCTTATAGTAGTAGAAGGTTCAAGGACAGTCGAGTTAAACAGGTTATTGCGTTAAATCCAATTGTTGGCAAGTTATTTGACAATAATCTTTCTCAAATAACAATTCCGACTTTGATTTTATCAGCTTCTGATGATAGGATTACTCCCACTATTCCCCATCAATTACAACCCTTTAAAGAACTCCCAGATCCGAAATATTTAATAGTCGCTTTTGGAGCTACTCACATGAGTGCTACAGATTTCAATAATTATACTCCTGATCTGTCTCAAAGTACCTTAGTTCGTGAAGTCATAGGCTCTCAAGCTGAACCCGTAAGACAATTAGTTAAAGGGGTTAGTTTAGCCTTTATTCAACAGTTAACTTCCCAAGGTTATGAGTATAAATCTTTTCTAACGTCGGGCTATGTTGAGTCTCTTTCTAATGATCAGATTCGCTTTCGGTTTACTACTCAATTATCCTCCAATATCGAGAGTTTGCTTAAAGTATTAGTTCTGGGACAACAAACCTTGGCAATACATCCTTTACCTGCAAAAGATATACCTTTAAATCAACTGAAAGACTATTTGTTTTATACTAGGAAAATTTGGGTTGAACCAGAATACTGTACCCTAACAATTAATGATTTATTTACGAGTTTGTTAACAAGTTATCTTCATAGTTAA
- a CDS encoding tetratricopeptide repeat protein yields MNNEMLPVVYLSGIVVFLTGLTIFILFQIIKTRRIETRFSKLQDKLQKEQGTAQDYYELGSLYLDKKLFVQAIKLLEKALKASKKVEPQNQALIYNALGYAYFSQEQLDVAIRHYKDAIKLYPEYAIALNNLANAYEKKQMINQAVETYEQTLKYEPNNKVAKARSEALRKRLVESK; encoded by the coding sequence ATGAATAATGAGATGCTTCCGGTTGTTTATTTGTCTGGTATCGTTGTTTTTTTGACAGGATTAACTATTTTTATTCTGTTTCAGATTATTAAAACCCGTCGTATAGAAACTCGCTTTTCTAAACTTCAAGACAAGTTACAAAAGGAACAGGGAACGGCTCAAGACTATTATGAGTTGGGGAGTCTTTATTTAGATAAAAAATTATTTGTTCAAGCGATCAAACTGCTTGAAAAAGCGTTAAAAGCCAGCAAAAAAGTTGAGCCACAAAATCAGGCTTTAATTTATAATGCTTTGGGCTATGCTTACTTTTCTCAAGAACAATTAGATGTCGCGATTCGTCATTATAAAGATGCCATTAAACTTTATCCTGAATATGCGATCGCACTCAATAATTTGGCTAACGCTTATGAGAAGAAACAGATGATTAATCAAGCGGTAGAAACCTATGAACAAACTTTGAAATACGAACCTAACAATAAGGTTGCTAAAGCTCGTTCTGAAGCCTTAAGAAAGCGGTTAGTTGAATCAAAATAG